The Vicia villosa cultivar HV-30 ecotype Madison, WI unplaced genomic scaffold, Vvil1.0 ctg.000318F_1_1_1, whole genome shotgun sequence genome contains a region encoding:
- the LOC131626674 gene encoding uncharacterized protein LOC131626674 isoform X2 — translation MNKRPRDTTVYKPLRDLSNRELGELPARIFPNRLAASEDLVLRLDVFRKLDKHRGCVNTVGFNADGDILVSGSDDRKIILWDWETGRTRLSFHSGHSNNVFQAKFMPHSDDRTIVTCAADGQVRQAQILEQGHVETKLLAKHLGRAHKLAIEPGSPHIFYTCGEDGLVQHFDLRTGTATELFTCKPLGDKWSYVPVILLNTIAIDPRNPNLFAVAGSDEYTRLFDIRKYKWDASTDFGQPVDYFCPRHLIGDEQVGITGLAFSEQRELLVSYNDEFIYLFTQDMGLGMDPIPGSPISVNSDTSDMGDSSEHSPPNMDANDKVTPQVFKGHRNCETVKGVSFFGPNCEYVVSGSDCGRIFTWKKKGGQLIRVMEADKHVVNCIESHPHSTVLASSGIEHDIKIWTPKALEKAILPKNIEQKAKARDWMYQVASPDDLMMQLFSLPRRRVMTENSEEQSTADREFLELILTFNTITDDSTDDDGDDDGDVSNQDDLFN, via the exons ATGAACAAGAGACCTAGAGACACCACCGTCTACAAGCCCCTTCGCGATCTCTCCAATCGAGAACTCGGCGAGTTACCCGCCAGAATTTTCCCCAACCGTCTCGCCGCCTCCGAG GATCTTGTTCTTCGACTTGATGTATTCAGAAAACTGGACAAGCACAGAGGTTGTGTGAACACTGTAGGCTTCAATGCAGATGGTGATATTCTGGTTTCAGGTTCTGATGACAGGAAAATTATTCTCTGGGATTGGGAAACTGGTCGTACTAGGCTCTCTTTCCATTCCGGTCATAGTAACAATGTTTTCCAGGCTAAGTTCATGCCTCACTCTGATGATCGAACCATTGTCACTTGTGCTGCTGATGGCCAG GTGAGGCAAGCTCAAATTCTTGAACAAGGACATGTGGAAACTAAGTTATTGGCCAAGCATCTAGGACGGGCTCATAAGTTGGCTATCGAGCCTGGTAGCCCTCATATATTTTACACCTGCGGTGAAGATGGATTAGTACAGCAT TTTGATCTGAGAACCGGGACTGCAACTGAACTTTTTACTTGCAAGCCACTTGGGGATAAATGGAGTTACGTGCCAGTCATCCTTCTTAATACAATTGCAATTGATCCAAGGAACCCAAATCTCTTTGCGGTTGCTGGGTCTGATGAATATACACGGCTTTTTGATATCCGCAAATATAAGTGGGATGCATCAACTGATTTTGGTCAACCGGTTGACTACTTTTGCCCTCGACACTTGATTGGCGATGAGCAAGTAGGAATAACAGGCCTGGCCTTTTCTGAACAAAGGGAGCTTCTTGTGTCCTATAATGACGAGTTTATTTACCTTTTTACACAAGATATGGGTTTGGGAATGGATCCTATTCCTGGGTCCCCTATTTCTGTGAATAGTGATACAAGTGACATGGGTGATAGTTCTGAGCATTCTCCACCAAACATGGATGCTAATGACAAAGTCACCCCTCAAGTTTTTAAGGGACACAGGAATTGTGAGACAGTTAAGGGTGTAAGTTTTTTTGGACCTAATTGTGAGTATGTGGTGAGTGGATCAGACTGTGGTCGTATTTTCACATGGAAGAAGAAAGGTGGTCAGCTTATTCGTGTCATGGAAGCTGACAAGCACGTTGTGAACTGTATTGAGTCTCATCCTCATTCAACGGTACTTGCAAGCAGTGGTATTGAGCATGACATCAAGATATGGACTCCAAAGGCCCTCGAGAAAGCTATTTTACCCAAAAATATTGAACAG AAAGCCAAGGCTCGGGACTGGATGTACCAGGTAGCTTCTCCGGACGACCTGATGATGCAACTGTTTTCACTTCCAAGGCGAAGGGTTATGACGGAAAACAGTGAAGAGCAGTCAACTGCAGATCGAGAATTTTTAGAGTTGATATTGACATTCAATACTATTACTGACGATTCCAccgatgatgatggtgatgatgatggagaCGTAAGCAACCAAGATGACTTGTTCAATTGA
- the LOC131626674 gene encoding uncharacterized protein LOC131626674 isoform X1, which yields MNKRPRDTTVYKPLRDLSNRELGELPARIFPNRLAASEDLVLRLDVFRKLDKHRGCVNTVGFNADGDILVSGSDDRKIILWDWETGRTRLSFHSGHSNNVFQAKFMPHSDDRTIVTCAADGQVRQAQILEQGHVETKLLAKHLGRAHKLAIEPGSPHIFYTCGEDGLVQHFDLRTGTATELFTCKPLGDKWSYVPVILLNTIAIDPRNPNLFAVAGSDEYTRLFDIRKYKWDASTDFGQPVDYFCPRHLIGDEQVGITGLAFSEQRELLVSYNDEFIYLFTQDMGLGMDPIPGSPISVNSDTSDMGDSSEHSPPNMDANDKVTPQVFKGHRNCETVKGVSFFGPNCEYVVSGSDCGRIFTWKKKGGQLIRVMEADKHVVNCIESHPHSTVLASSGIEHDIKIWTPKALEKAILPKNIEQVIFDEIRWFESDADDDSDDDNDDNDMFDDDDDMFDDMFDDEEYDDDDDDDDDDDDDDDDGGGGDDDVDEDNDDEGCEDDEEIDEFDEGEYVNDCNDDENNGVGDDNNDDNGNNDNMSGGL from the exons ATGAACAAGAGACCTAGAGACACCACCGTCTACAAGCCCCTTCGCGATCTCTCCAATCGAGAACTCGGCGAGTTACCCGCCAGAATTTTCCCCAACCGTCTCGCCGCCTCCGAG GATCTTGTTCTTCGACTTGATGTATTCAGAAAACTGGACAAGCACAGAGGTTGTGTGAACACTGTAGGCTTCAATGCAGATGGTGATATTCTGGTTTCAGGTTCTGATGACAGGAAAATTATTCTCTGGGATTGGGAAACTGGTCGTACTAGGCTCTCTTTCCATTCCGGTCATAGTAACAATGTTTTCCAGGCTAAGTTCATGCCTCACTCTGATGATCGAACCATTGTCACTTGTGCTGCTGATGGCCAG GTGAGGCAAGCTCAAATTCTTGAACAAGGACATGTGGAAACTAAGTTATTGGCCAAGCATCTAGGACGGGCTCATAAGTTGGCTATCGAGCCTGGTAGCCCTCATATATTTTACACCTGCGGTGAAGATGGATTAGTACAGCAT TTTGATCTGAGAACCGGGACTGCAACTGAACTTTTTACTTGCAAGCCACTTGGGGATAAATGGAGTTACGTGCCAGTCATCCTTCTTAATACAATTGCAATTGATCCAAGGAACCCAAATCTCTTTGCGGTTGCTGGGTCTGATGAATATACACGGCTTTTTGATATCCGCAAATATAAGTGGGATGCATCAACTGATTTTGGTCAACCGGTTGACTACTTTTGCCCTCGACACTTGATTGGCGATGAGCAAGTAGGAATAACAGGCCTGGCCTTTTCTGAACAAAGGGAGCTTCTTGTGTCCTATAATGACGAGTTTATTTACCTTTTTACACAAGATATGGGTTTGGGAATGGATCCTATTCCTGGGTCCCCTATTTCTGTGAATAGTGATACAAGTGACATGGGTGATAGTTCTGAGCATTCTCCACCAAACATGGATGCTAATGACAAAGTCACCCCTCAAGTTTTTAAGGGACACAGGAATTGTGAGACAGTTAAGGGTGTAAGTTTTTTTGGACCTAATTGTGAGTATGTGGTGAGTGGATCAGACTGTGGTCGTATTTTCACATGGAAGAAGAAAGGTGGTCAGCTTATTCGTGTCATGGAAGCTGACAAGCACGTTGTGAACTGTATTGAGTCTCATCCTCATTCAACGGTACTTGCAAGCAGTGGTATTGAGCATGACATCAAGATATGGACTCCAAAGGCCCTCGAGAAAGCTATTTTACCCAAAAATATTGAACAG GTTATATTTGATGAAATTCGTTGGTTTGAGAGTGATGCCGATGATGATAGTGACGATGACAATGACGACAATGATATGTTTGATGACGACGATGATATGTTTGATGATATGTTTGATGATGAagaatatgatgatgatgatgatgatgatgatgatgatgatgatgatgacgatgatggtggaggtggtgatgatgatgttgatgaagataatgacGATGAAGGttgtgaggatgatgaggaaattgatgaatttgatgaaggAGAATATGTCAATGATTGTAACGATGATGAGAACAATGGTGTTGGTGATGATAATAATGATGACAATGGCAACAATGATAATATGTCTGGTGGTTTGTAA